A window from Dermacentor albipictus isolate Rhodes 1998 colony chromosome 10, USDA_Dalb.pri_finalv2, whole genome shotgun sequence encodes these proteins:
- the ATPsynG gene encoding ATP synthase subunit g, mitochondrial, giving the protein MSRAVANLTASLVKNGKPKFETFMKYARVEMVPPSPREFPEVFRGFGQLVSSAKSGAWKNLTVKEATVNTMIGMEVIFWFYIGECIGKRSIVGYQV; this is encoded by the coding sequence ATGTCAAGGGCCGTGGCCAACCTGACGGCGTCTCTTGTCAAGAATGGCAAGCCCAAGTTCGAGACCTTCATGAAGTACGCCCGCGTCGAGATGGTGCCCCCGTCCCCACGCGAGTTTCCCGAGGTGTTCCGGGGCTTCGGTCAGCTTGTCAGCTCGGCAAAGTCTGGCGCATGGAAGAACTTGACTGTTAAGGAGGCTACGGTCAACACGATGATCGGAATGGAAGTTATTTTCTGGTTCTACATTGGCGAGTGCATCGGCAAGCGAAGTATAGTTGGATACCAGGTTTAG